TATGAAGCTGAAGATGAAGCCGGCAGATCCAGCTGAAGAAGAGCCTGAAGAAAAACCGCTGGATATGAAAGAGGAACTGCTGACTGAAATCCGTGATTTATTGAAAAAGGAACAATAATATACAAATTCCACGTTTATTTGGTCGTAGAGCCGACACAGTTGACCTGTAAACGCCATTGCAACGCGCCTGTCAAGGTGTTACAATGATAGGCAGGATACTGATCAAAGGAGTGGATATTCATGTGGTTCATCTATATCATGTATGCATTGTTCGCATTTATTCTTGGTGGAACTGTACTTGGACTAGTCCGTACGTTCAGCAGCGATAACTAATACAACCAAACAGCAGTGAATGAGCGGGCCAAGGCCTGTTCATTCACTGCTGTTTTTATCTATGCAATTATCACTTCTGAAAAAGAAAGATCATCCGCTGTCTCAGGCGATCAATCTTGACTGCTGACAGCGGAATGAATAAGTTAATTAATTCTTTAAAAAGCGCAAAAAAGAAACGAACACGCCGTTTCTTCCGTGCGCTGCAGTTAACGTTTCATCATGCGGCGCTGCTGACGCAATTCACGCCGTGCCGGTGCAGAATCAAACAGTCTTCGTTCTGCTTCCGTTTCAGGATACACATCCGCGACCGGGATTGGCCGATTCGCGTCGTCCACCGCCACCATCGTACAAAATGATTCCGTCGTCAGCTTCACTTCACCTGTCACCAGATTTTTTGAATGGACGGACACAAAGACTTCCATCGATGTACGGCCTACTGACGTAACGATCGCTTCGAGTTCAATCATATCACCGAGCAAAGCCGGTGA
The Sporosarcina sp. P33 genome window above contains:
- a CDS encoding acyl-CoA thioesterase — translated: MSERKPMGESRTIQSKLVLPPDTNHIQSIFGGKVLAYIDEIAAICAMKHGGTRAAITASIDSVDFVSPALLGDMIELEAIVTSVGRTSMEVFVSVHSKNLVTGEVKLTTESFCTMVAVDDANRPIPVADVYPETEAERRLFDSAPARRELRQQRRMMKR